One region of Miscanthus floridulus cultivar M001 chromosome 19, ASM1932011v1, whole genome shotgun sequence genomic DNA includes:
- the LOC136527522 gene encoding gluconokinase-like, with the protein MAGSDPLAYQGLAIVVMGVSGCGKSTVAAMLAEALGCSFIEADDYHSQANKAKMSEGIPLSDADRAPWLESLRDAIRERLDGGEDVAVSCSALQLRYRDVLRAADCGYEPGEYATCRVRFVCLRASAEVIAERMLRRSTEGKHFMPASLLRSQLDLLQIDATEGVTEFDATTVRPGDIVRDTVALFREELASTVPS; encoded by the exons atggccggctccGATCCCCTCGCGTATCAAG GGCTAGCGATCGTGGTCATGGGAGTCAGCGGCTGCGGCAAATC AACCGTCGCGGCAATGCTCGCCGAAGCCTTGGGCTGCAGCTTCATCGAAGCAGACGACTACCATTCCCAGGCAAACAAAG CCAAGATGAGCGAGGGTATCCCGCTCTCCGACGCGGACCGTGCGCCGTGGCTGGAGTCGCTCCGGGACGCCATCCGGGAGCGGCTGGACGGCGGTGAGGACGTGGCCGTGAGCTGCTCGGCGCTTCAGCTCAGGTACCGGGACGTGCTCCGCGCCGCCGACTGCGGCTACGAGCCGGGGGAGTACGCCACCTGCAGGGTGAGGTTCGTGTGCCTGCGGGCGTCGGCGGAGGTGATCGCCGAGAGGATGCTGCGGAGGTCGACGGAAGGGAAGCACTTCATGCCGGCGAGCCTGCTGCGGAGCCAGCTCGACCTGCTGCAGATCGACGCCACGGAGGGGGTCACGGAGTTCGACGCCACGACGGTGCGTCCCGGCGACATCGTCCGCGACACCGTTGCTCTGTTCAGGGAGGAGCTGGCGTCGACAGTCCCTTCTTGA
- the LOC136527521 gene encoding protein MODIFYING WALL LIGNIN-1-like — protein sequence MERKVVAVCAVVGFLGVLSAALGFAAEATRVKVSDVQTSGTPGKCIYPRTPALALGLISAVSLMLAQSIINTVAGCFCCKRHPVPSDTNWSVALISFIISWCTFIIAFLLLLTGAALNDQRGEENMYFGSFCYVVKPGVFSGGAVLALASVALAIVYYVALSSSKGPPPTIATPQNHGIAMGQPVIPQQSSEPVFVHEDTYNRRQQVS from the exons ATGGAGCGGAAGGTCGTGGCGGTGTGCGCGGTGgtcggcttcctcggcgtcctCTCGGCGGCGCTCGGATTCGCGGCGGAGGCCACCCGCGTCAAG GTTTCAGATGTTCAAACAAGCGGTACTCCTGGTAAATGCATATACCCAAGAACCCCAGCCTTAGCGCTTGGTTTAATATCTGCCGTCTCTCTTATGCTCGCCCAGTCCATCATAAACACAGTCGCTGGTTGCTTCTGTTGTAAGAGGCATCCTGTTCCCTCAGACACTAACTGGAGTGTAGCCCTGATTTCATTCATCATATCCTG GTGTACTTTCATTATCGCATTCCTTCTCCTGCTGACTGGAGCTGCCCTGAACGACCAGAGAGGCGAGGAGAACATGTACTTTGGTAGCTTCTGCTACGTCGTGAAGCCAGGGGTCTTCTCCGGGGGAGCGGTGCTAGCCCTTGCCAGCGTGGCGCTGGCCATAGTCTACTACGTCGCTCTGTCATCTTCCAAGGGTCCTCCACCGACGATCGCAACCCCACAGAACCATGGCATCGCGATGGGTCAGCCTGTGATCCCGCAGCAGAGCAGTGAACCAGTGTTTGTCCACGAGGACACTTACAATCGGCGGCAGCAGGTCTCGTGA